One region of Mycolicibacterium lutetiense genomic DNA includes:
- the moxR1 gene encoding chaperone MoxR1 has translation MTSPSGPLQGAGGYPGSSPAPGFPPGSAGSHAAPAAPQTTTNGSLQAEVHTLERAIFEVKRIIVGQDQLVERMLVGLLAKGHVLLEGVPGVAKTLAVETFAKVVGGTFARIQFTPDLVPTDIIGTRIYRQGKEDFDIELGPVVVNFLLADEINRAPAKVQSALLEVMAERKISIGGKTFPLPSPFLVMATQNPIEQEGVYALPEAQRDRFLFKLNVDYPSPEEEREIIYRMGVKPPEAKQILDTGDLLRLQELAANNFVHHALVDYVVRIVTATREPEKFGMPDAKAWIAYGASPRASLGIISAARALALVRGRDYVIPQDVVEVIPDVLRHRLVLTYDALADEVSAETVVNRILQTVALPQVNALPQQGHSVPPAVPAAAAAAGSR, from the coding sequence ATGACGTCACCGAGTGGACCGCTGCAGGGCGCCGGAGGTTATCCCGGTTCGAGCCCGGCGCCGGGCTTTCCGCCCGGGTCGGCGGGCTCCCACGCCGCGCCGGCTGCCCCGCAGACCACCACCAACGGCAGCCTGCAGGCCGAGGTGCATACCCTGGAACGTGCGATCTTCGAGGTCAAGCGGATCATCGTCGGCCAGGACCAGCTCGTCGAGCGGATGCTCGTCGGTCTGCTCGCCAAGGGCCACGTGCTGCTCGAGGGTGTGCCCGGTGTCGCCAAGACCCTGGCGGTCGAGACGTTCGCCAAGGTCGTCGGCGGTACGTTCGCCCGCATCCAGTTCACCCCTGACCTGGTGCCCACCGACATCATCGGTACCCGCATCTATCGGCAGGGCAAGGAAGACTTCGACATCGAGCTCGGCCCGGTGGTGGTCAACTTCCTGCTGGCCGACGAGATCAACCGTGCGCCGGCCAAGGTGCAGTCCGCACTGCTCGAGGTGATGGCCGAGCGAAAGATCTCGATCGGCGGTAAGACCTTCCCGCTGCCCAGCCCGTTCCTGGTGATGGCCACCCAGAACCCGATCGAGCAGGAAGGCGTCTACGCGCTTCCCGAAGCTCAGCGCGACCGCTTCCTGTTCAAGCTCAACGTCGACTACCCGTCGCCGGAGGAAGAGCGCGAAATCATCTACCGGATGGGTGTCAAGCCTCCGGAGGCCAAGCAGATCCTGGACACCGGCGACCTGCTGCGGCTCCAGGAACTCGCGGCCAACAACTTCGTGCACCACGCACTGGTGGATTACGTGGTGCGGATCGTCACCGCGACCCGCGAGCCCGAGAAGTTCGGCATGCCCGACGCCAAGGCGTGGATCGCCTACGGTGCCTCGCCGCGTGCCTCACTTGGCATCATCTCGGCAGCCCGCGCGCTGGCGTTGGTGCGGGGCCGCGACTACGTCATCCCGCAGGACGTCGTCGAGGTGATTCCCGACGTGCTCCGTCACCGTCTGGTGCTGACCTATGACGCGTTGGCGGACGAGGTGTCGGCGGAGACCGTGGTGAACCGGATCCTGCAGACAGTCGCGCTGCCGCAGGTGAATGCACTTCCGCAGCAGGGGCATTCGGTTCCGCCCGCCGTTCCCGCCGCGGCTGCCG
- the ripB gene encoding NlpC/P60 family peptidoglycan endopeptidase RipB translates to MRSYVFRCLILIAACAFAAVSFVAPANAAPDAGQWDPTLPKIASSGAPGDPVAIANASFQVSQIALQTTQSLGSQFLQTIGLAPKQSASAFPGGRVRGPQAIEYAIRRGGSQMGVPYSWGGGTLTGPGPGVDYDAGKIGYDCSGFTRYAFAGVGVQIPKYSGDQYNTGRKVPVAQAKRGDLLFWGPGGSQHVTIYLGGGKMLEASGSAEKVTVSPVRMSGIQPYAARIIES, encoded by the coding sequence TTGCGCTCCTACGTCTTCCGTTGCCTGATCCTGATCGCCGCATGCGCGTTCGCGGCGGTCAGTTTCGTGGCGCCGGCCAACGCCGCGCCCGACGCCGGCCAATGGGATCCGACCTTGCCGAAGATCGCCAGCTCGGGCGCGCCAGGGGACCCGGTCGCCATCGCCAACGCCTCGTTCCAGGTCAGCCAGATCGCGCTGCAGACCACACAGAGCCTTGGTTCGCAGTTCCTGCAGACGATCGGGCTGGCCCCCAAGCAGTCCGCCTCGGCATTCCCCGGCGGTCGGGTCCGTGGCCCACAGGCCATCGAGTACGCGATCCGGCGCGGGGGTTCACAGATGGGCGTGCCGTACTCGTGGGGCGGCGGGACGTTGACCGGCCCGGGCCCCGGTGTGGACTACGACGCCGGCAAGATCGGCTACGACTGCTCGGGCTTCACCCGGTACGCGTTCGCCGGCGTCGGGGTGCAGATTCCCAAGTACTCCGGAGACCAGTACAACACCGGCCGCAAGGTGCCGGTGGCTCAGGCAAAGCGCGGTGACCTTCTGTTCTGGGGTCCGGGCGGTAGCCAGCATGTGACGATATATCTCGGTGGCGGCAAGATGCTGGAGGCGTCGGGCAGCGCGGAAAAAGTCACCGTGAGTCCGGTCCGCATGTCAGGCATCCAGCCCTATGCGGCCCGCATCATCGAATCCTGA
- the ripA gene encoding NlpC/P60 family peptidoglycan endopeptidase RipA: protein MRRTVGASASRLYGRFLAVPVAAGMLVVTAMSGGVPAAAEPGAPDQVATLVAAVANADQKLQELGAAIQTQQEAVNKAIVDVQDARDAAATAQQELDASQQGIADASTAIDEAQKRFDTFAAATYVSGPSSAYLTASDPADIVSAAATGQTLAVSSDKVIADLQRARTEQVNRESAARLAKRNADQATVDAQTSQDSAVTALKTAQQTFGSQRDELQRLTSERAAAQAQLAQVHQASASTAPAAPAQQPAPQAAAGDWDRAPGAPVQAGQNWDGVWDPTLPAIPSAFVSGDPVAIINTILGISSTSAQVTQNMGRGFLQKLGILPTPTGYTNGAIPRVYGRQASEYVIQRAGSQMGVPYSWGGGNAAGPSRGIDSGANTVGFDCSGLILYGFAGVGIKLPHYSGSQYNAGRKIPSSQMRRGDVIFYGPGGSQHVTLYLGNGQMLEAPYTGSEVKVSPVRTSGMTPYVVRYIEY, encoded by the coding sequence ATGAGACGCACCGTTGGCGCCTCGGCGTCCCGGCTGTACGGCCGTTTCTTGGCTGTGCCGGTGGCCGCCGGGATGCTGGTTGTCACGGCCATGTCCGGAGGTGTCCCGGCCGCCGCTGAGCCGGGGGCACCCGATCAGGTCGCAACGCTCGTCGCCGCGGTGGCCAACGCCGATCAGAAGCTGCAGGAGTTGGGTGCTGCCATCCAGACCCAGCAGGAAGCCGTCAACAAGGCAATTGTCGACGTGCAGGACGCCCGCGATGCGGCTGCCACGGCGCAGCAGGAACTCGATGCCAGCCAGCAAGGCATCGCCGACGCCAGCACCGCCATCGATGAAGCGCAGAAGCGCTTCGACACCTTCGCTGCGGCCACCTATGTCAGCGGCCCGTCCAGTGCGTACCTGACCGCGTCCGACCCGGCCGACATCGTCAGCGCCGCCGCCACCGGTCAGACCCTGGCGGTCAGCAGCGACAAGGTGATCGCCGATCTGCAACGCGCCCGTACCGAGCAGGTCAACCGGGAGTCGGCCGCGCGCCTGGCCAAGCGCAATGCCGATCAGGCGACCGTCGACGCCCAGACCAGTCAGGACAGTGCGGTCACCGCGTTGAAAACTGCGCAGCAGACGTTCGGCTCGCAGCGAGATGAACTGCAGCGGTTGACCTCCGAACGAGCCGCGGCCCAAGCCCAGCTCGCCCAGGTGCACCAGGCCTCGGCGTCGACGGCCCCGGCCGCCCCGGCTCAGCAGCCGGCACCACAGGCGGCGGCGGGCGACTGGGATCGCGCCCCGGGCGCGCCGGTGCAGGCCGGCCAGAACTGGGATGGCGTATGGGATCCGACGCTGCCGGCGATCCCCAGTGCCTTCGTCAGCGGTGACCCGGTCGCCATCATCAACACCATTCTCGGCATCTCGTCGACGTCGGCGCAGGTGACGCAGAACATGGGCCGCGGTTTCCTGCAGAAGTTGGGGATTCTGCCTACGCCGACCGGTTACACGAACGGTGCCATCCCGCGGGTGTACGGCCGGCAGGCATCTGAATACGTCATCCAGCGGGCCGGTTCCCAGATGGGCGTGCCGTACTCCTGGGGCGGCGGCAACGCCGCCGGGCCGAGTCGCGGCATCGATTCGGGGGCCAACACGGTCGGGTTCGACTGCTCGGGCCTGATCCTCTACGGGTTCGCCGGCGTCGGTATCAAGCTGCCGCATTACTCGGGCTCGCAGTACAACGCCGGCCGCAAGATCCCGTCCTCGCAGATGCGGCGGGGCGACGTGATCTTCTACGGCCCCGGCGGTAGCCAGCACGTGACGCTCTATCTCGGCAACGGCCAGATGCTCGAAGCGCCCTACACGGGTTCGGAGGTCAAGGTCTCCCCGGTCCGCACGAGCGGGATGACCCCGTACGTCGTCCGCTATATCGAATACTGA
- a CDS encoding Rv1476 family membrane protein codes for MTGPHVIPFLPAYIPVEVCDTVGLDAAQPDGVAKCMAAVQADVRDDGVSAPAADVEALRQVVSDARQEGIDLKIVVLPSNPGIDTPLRDIATEVGHANPGATVLALSPSFAGTYSPTIDRVTLEAGQDVAKTGNPVLSAQNFVGEISTPDFPWTALAIAMVVGVAAAAAFARVLQRRSKQSAGSEASDASSE; via the coding sequence GTGACCGGACCCCATGTCATCCCGTTCCTGCCGGCCTACATTCCGGTCGAGGTGTGCGACACCGTAGGGCTCGATGCGGCGCAACCCGACGGGGTAGCCAAGTGTATGGCTGCGGTGCAGGCCGACGTGCGCGATGACGGGGTCAGTGCCCCCGCCGCCGATGTCGAAGCCCTGCGCCAGGTGGTCAGCGATGCCCGACAGGAGGGCATCGACCTCAAGATCGTCGTGCTGCCGAGCAATCCGGGTATCGACACCCCGCTGCGGGATATCGCCACGGAGGTCGGGCACGCCAATCCGGGTGCGACCGTGCTGGCGCTGAGCCCGTCGTTTGCCGGCACTTACAGTCCGACGATCGATCGGGTGACTTTGGAGGCGGGGCAGGACGTCGCCAAGACCGGTAATCCGGTGTTATCTGCGCAGAATTTCGTCGGCGAGATTTCCACCCCGGATTTCCCCTGGACGGCGCTCGCGATCGCAATGGTTGTCGGCGTCGCCGCGGCGGCCGCCTTCGCCCGGGTTCTGCAGCGCCGCAGCAAACAATCGGCCGGGTCAGAGGCGTCGGACGCCTCCTCGGAGTAG